A genomic stretch from Telopea speciosissima isolate NSW1024214 ecotype Mountain lineage chromosome 7, Tspe_v1, whole genome shotgun sequence includes:
- the LOC122669667 gene encoding 60S ribosomal protein L31-like: protein MVEKSKGRKEEVVTREYTINLHKRLHGCTFKKMAPKAIKEIRKFAQKAMGTKDVRVDVKLNKHIWSRGIRSVPRRVRVRIARKRNDDEDAKEELYSLVTVTEIPPEGLKGLGTKVIEEGE from the exons ATGGTGGAGAAATCtaagggaagaaaggaagaggtcGTTACCAGGGAGTACACCATCAACCTCCACAAGCGGTTGCATGGCTG CACCTTCAAGAAAATGGCCCCCAAGGCCATAAAGGAGATCAGAAAGTTTGCACAGAAAGCCATGGGAACTAAGGATGTTAGGGTGGATGTGAAGCTTAACAAGCACATCTGGAGCAGGGGGATCCGAAGTGTCCCTAGGAGGGTTAGGGTTCGCATTGCTCGCAAGAggaatgatgatgaagatgccAAAGAAGAGCTCTACTCACTTGTTACCGTTACAGAAATTCCACCTGAAGGGCTGAAGGGATTGGGCACAAAGGTTATCGAAGAAGGGGAATGA